In one Siniperca chuatsi isolate FFG_IHB_CAS linkage group LG14, ASM2008510v1, whole genome shotgun sequence genomic region, the following are encoded:
- the LOC122888701 gene encoding ankyrin repeat domain-containing protein SOWAHA-like, which produces MMVLTQESVLFLLIAEGGKVKKSDLVGKFKGSIDCDNPAEKERNKELFKTFVNNVATVREIDGVRYVVVKKMYQHLLDRAQTAESRVDKTENKEIPQTGEQQRPPARSEKTKSSDDAGGERSAVSEPDRDLASGESSENPTELLSPIQLALQRSKYTDVRVKRMLNFEIQRQDTNGDNCPRRGAANEPASIQSKPYGLPLRVPPSVTRVEIHKLKVHPDDPPESAKLDAFRNKRRPPAVETGGSLSSPQLRRTLKSTKASEEPKETRFPSLFPQEQSEHEWLVSCAAGHWSLVYGLLLRDNQLAKKRDFVSGFTALHWAAKCGNSNMLVKIIDLSKQGGVDIDINAKTHGGYTPLHIAALHNQEYIMAMLVGEYGADPSIRDNCGKKARHYLHKGISGTVREMLGEPKAQQAQDRALHEKEELDLLPDLSKGLHSISRLFQPHVTGNKKKQKQRPGFYSLSDDPSEEREDCSGGFRHRVVSDVLL; this is translated from the coding sequence ATGATGGTTTTGACGCAAGAATCCGTCCTCTTTTTGCTGATAGCGGAGGGGGGCAAAGTGAAGAAATCCGACTTAGTGGGTAAGTTCAAAGGTTCAATAGACTGCGACAATCCCGCAGAGAAAGAACGGAACAAGGAGCTTTTCAAGACTTTTGTCAACAACGTCGCCACCGTCAGAGAAATCGACGGTGTCCGGTATGTTGTAGTCAAGAAAATGTATCAGCATTTGCTGGACCGTGCCCAGACTGCGGAGAGCCGTGTGGACAAGACTGAAAATAAAGAGATCCCgcagacaggtgagcagcagcgCCCACCTGCGCGGAGTGAGAAAACTAAAAGCTCTGACGATGCAGGAGGGGAGAGATCAGCTGTTTCTGAACCTGATCGAGACCTGGCAAGTGGTGAAAGTAGTGAAAATCCTACGGAATTGCTTTCTCCTATACAGCTGGCATTGCAAAGGAGCAAATATACGGATGTTAGAGTTAAAAGGATGCTGAATTTTGAGATCCAAAGGCAGGACACAAATGGAGATAATTGCCCAAGAAGGGGTGCAGCAAATGAGCCAGCCAGCATCCAGAGCAAACCATATGGCTTACCTCTGAGAGTGCCACCCAGCGTCACCAGGGTTGAGATCCACAAACTGAAAGTGCACCCAGATGACCCCCCTGAAAGCGCAAAGCTAGATGCCTTCAGGAACAAGAGAAGGCCCCCTGCAGTGGAGACAGGCGGCAGCCTCAGCTCACCCCAGCTGAGGAGGACATTGAAGAGCACCAAGGCGTCAGAAGAGCCCAAAGAGACAAGGTTCCCCTCATTGTTTCCCCAGGAGCAGTCAGAGCATGAATGGCTAGTCAGTTGTGCCGCCGGCCACTGGAGCCTGGTTTACGGCCTGCTGCTGAGAGACAACCAGCTGGCCAAGAAGAGGGACTTTGTGTCAGGGTTCACCGCTCTGCACTGGGCAGCCAAATGTGGAAACAGCAACATGCTTGTGAAGATTATCGACCTATCCAAGCAAGGAGGAGTTGACATTGACAtcaatgcaaaaacacatgGCGGATACACTCCTTTGCATATTGCCGCCTTGCACAACCAAGAGTACATCATGGCCATGCTGGTGGGGGAGTACGGGGCCGATCCAAGCATCAGGGACAACTGCGGGAAGAAGGCCCGCCACTATCTGCACAAAGGCATTTCTGGGACGGTGAGAGAGATGCTGGGCGAACCCAAAGCCCAGCAGGCTCAGGACAGGGCCCTGCATGAGAAAGAAGAGCTGGACCTGTTACCGGATCTCTCCAAGGGCCTGCATTCAATAAGCCGTCTCTTCCAGCCCCACGTGACAGGCaacaagaagaagcagaagcagaggcCAGGATTTTACTCCCTGAGCGATGATCCCAGCGAGGAACGAGAAGACTGCAGCGGCGGCTTCAGACACAGAGTCGTGTCAGATGTTTTATTGTAA